In Flavobacterium endoglycinae, one DNA window encodes the following:
- a CDS encoding glycoside hydrolase family 27 protein — protein MKKIVLGLTLLASVLGFGQGNTHTQSAGKFEGLAMTPPMGWNSWNTFATNIDEKLVKETADIMVSSGLAAAGYTYIVLDDGWMTRERDANGDLVPDPVKFPNGMKSLIDYVHGKGLKFGLYNCAGTKTCAGYPGTRGYEYQDARFYAKLGVDFLKYDWCNTEGITAKEAYTTMSNALKTAGRPIVFSLCEWGDNQPWEWGKPVGNLWRISGDIYPCFDCEFKHPENWSSWGFMKIAEMRKDIRKYSGPDHWNDFDMMEVGNEMNHTEDKSHFAMWCMLSSPLFTGNDYRKMNKETLALLTNKELIAINQDKLGIQGFKYLAEDGLEVWVKPLSDGNWAVTFLNRSEVAKKVNFDWKKNTFKDADFGYEADFNKVTFKLKNLWTHKEAGTTKKNFTADLASHDCITLKLSL, from the coding sequence ATGAAAAAAATAGTTTTAGGATTGACTTTACTGGCTTCGGTTTTAGGTTTTGGTCAGGGAAATACACATACACAATCAGCAGGAAAATTTGAAGGTCTGGCCATGACACCGCCAATGGGCTGGAATTCATGGAACACTTTTGCTACTAATATTGATGAAAAACTGGTAAAAGAAACCGCCGATATTATGGTGTCATCAGGATTAGCTGCGGCAGGTTATACGTATATTGTATTAGACGATGGCTGGATGACCAGAGAACGTGACGCAAACGGAGATTTAGTTCCTGATCCAGTTAAATTTCCAAACGGAATGAAATCACTTATTGATTATGTTCATGGCAAAGGTTTAAAATTTGGTTTGTATAATTGCGCCGGAACCAAAACCTGTGCCGGCTATCCTGGAACACGCGGATACGAATATCAAGATGCACGTTTTTATGCAAAATTAGGCGTCGATTTTTTGAAATATGATTGGTGTAATACCGAAGGGATTACCGCTAAAGAAGCATATACAACTATGAGTAATGCGTTAAAAACTGCAGGAAGACCAATTGTTTTCAGTCTTTGCGAGTGGGGCGACAATCAGCCATGGGAATGGGGGAAACCAGTTGGAAATCTTTGGAGAATTTCAGGAGATATTTATCCTTGTTTTGACTGCGAATTCAAACATCCAGAAAATTGGTCATCATGGGGATTTATGAAAATAGCCGAAATGAGAAAAGACATTCGTAAATATTCTGGTCCCGATCATTGGAATGATTTTGATATGATGGAAGTAGGAAACGAAATGAATCATACCGAAGATAAATCGCATTTTGCAATGTGGTGTATGTTATCGTCTCCATTATTTACGGGAAATGATTACCGAAAAATGAACAAAGAGACATTGGCTCTTTTGACCAATAAAGAATTAATAGCTATTAATCAGGATAAATTAGGAATTCAAGGATTTAAATATTTGGCAGAAGACGGATTGGAAGTTTGGGTTAAACCCTTATCAGATGGAAACTGGGCTGTGACATTTTTAAATAGAAGCGAAGTTGCTAAAAAAGTTAATTTTGACTGGAAGAAAAATACATTCAAAGATGCTGATTTTGGCTATGAAGCGGACTTTAATAAAGTAACTTTCAAACTAAAAAATCTTTGGACTCATAAAGAAGCCGGAACCACCAAAAAGAACTTTACAGCAGATTTGGCTTCTCACGATTGCATAACATTGAAATTATCTCTTTAA
- a CDS encoding glycoside hydrolase family 5 protein, translating into MRFKTIILYIGVLLMFSISNAQFVKKHGFLSVQGTQLTDQNNQPIVLRGMSFGWHSMWPRFYNEKAVSWLKKDFNCNVVRAAMGIELGEHSYSKDPQFSKEKIEAVIKGAIQSDIYVIVDWHSHNINLNEAKEFFAEISKKYAKYPNIIYEVFNEPDYETWQEAKDYAEEIIKVIRENDPKNIILVGCPHWDQDIDLPAADPILGYTNIMYTMHFYAATHGKKLRDRTDAAIKSGLPVFISESAGMEASGDGPLNIKAWQEYIDWMESNKLSWITWSVSDKDETCSILKKSAKSEGKWKEEDLKESGIKVREFLRKYNKE; encoded by the coding sequence ATGAGGTTCAAAACAATAATACTATATATAGGTGTATTACTGATGTTTTCTATTTCGAATGCACAATTTGTAAAGAAACATGGTTTTTTAAGTGTTCAAGGCACTCAATTAACAGATCAGAATAATCAGCCAATTGTTTTAAGAGGAATGAGTTTTGGCTGGCATAGTATGTGGCCGAGATTTTACAATGAAAAAGCCGTAAGCTGGCTAAAGAAGGATTTTAATTGCAATGTTGTTCGTGCCGCTATGGGAATTGAATTAGGCGAGCATTCTTATAGTAAAGATCCGCAATTTTCAAAAGAAAAAATCGAAGCGGTTATAAAAGGAGCCATACAATCAGATATATATGTTATTGTTGATTGGCACAGTCATAACATCAACCTGAACGAAGCAAAAGAATTCTTCGCTGAAATCTCAAAAAAATATGCCAAATATCCCAACATTATATATGAGGTATTTAACGAACCGGATTATGAAACTTGGCAGGAAGCTAAGGATTATGCCGAAGAGATAATTAAGGTAATTAGAGAAAACGATCCTAAGAATATTATTTTGGTAGGATGTCCGCATTGGGATCAGGATATTGATCTTCCAGCGGCGGATCCAATTTTAGGTTATACTAATATAATGTATACTATGCATTTTTATGCCGCAACCCATGGCAAAAAGTTAAGAGACAGAACCGATGCGGCCATAAAAAGCGGTCTGCCAGTATTTATATCGGAATCTGCCGGAATGGAAGCTTCTGGAGACGGACCTTTAAATATAAAAGCATGGCAGGAATATATAGATTGGATGGAAAGTAATAAACTGAGCTGGATAACTTGGTCGGTTTCAGATAAAGACGAAACCTGTTCTATTTTAAAGAAATCGGCAAAATCTGAAGGAAAATGGAAAGAAGAAGATTTAAAAGAATCGGGAATCAAAGTTCGAGAGTTTTTAAGAAAATATAATAAGGAATAA
- a CDS encoding outer membrane beta-barrel protein, whose translation MKKVFYILAATLTSSFAFAQDEESPTSPATTWGGSADAYYKYDFSKQMNGLTSFTNSQDSFELGMASIEAGHSFGKGSVFVDLGFGKRAGEFSYNETTDKDINAKFLIKQLFFTYQITDEFKVVAGSFGTHIGYEVLDAVDNKNYSMSYAFSYGPFFNTGVKAQYTSGKFTAMFGVTNPTDFKSAMDAGSTQKTYIGQIGYIGETGSAYLNFTSGSSNPASDENKTQFDFVASKTITDAFALGFNGTYAKTKNDFDSTLDGEWFSLVGYANYSFSPSLLLAYRMEYFDAKDAAPSLGTLTGSSVFANTISLNYKVGKLTIIPEFRYDAASEDIFLDKDAAPTGGSFFGLIATTYSF comes from the coding sequence ATGAAAAAAGTATTTTACATTTTAGCTGCGACGTTAACAAGTTCATTTGCTTTTGCTCAAGATGAAGAATCACCAACTTCACCAGCAACAACTTGGGGCGGATCTGCTGATGCTTATTACAAATATGATTTTTCTAAACAAATGAATGGACTAACGAGCTTTACCAACTCACAGGATTCATTTGAATTAGGAATGGCTTCGATCGAAGCAGGTCATAGTTTTGGAAAAGGATCTGTTTTCGTAGACTTAGGTTTCGGAAAGAGAGCAGGAGAATTTTCATATAATGAGACAACAGATAAAGATATAAATGCTAAATTCTTAATTAAACAATTATTTTTCACGTATCAAATTACAGACGAATTCAAAGTAGTTGCGGGTAGTTTTGGTACACATATCGGATATGAAGTATTAGACGCTGTTGATAATAAAAACTACAGTATGTCATATGCTTTCTCTTACGGTCCGTTCTTTAATACAGGGGTTAAAGCACAGTATACTTCAGGAAAATTTACAGCGATGTTTGGTGTAACCAACCCAACAGACTTTAAATCAGCGATGGATGCAGGATCAACTCAAAAAACATATATTGGACAGATTGGATATATAGGAGAAACAGGGAGTGCTTATTTGAACTTTACATCAGGAAGCAGCAATCCAGCTTCTGATGAAAACAAAACACAGTTTGATTTCGTAGCTTCTAAAACTATTACTGATGCATTTGCTTTAGGGTTTAACGGAACTTACGCAAAAACTAAAAATGATTTTGACAGCACTTTAGATGGTGAATGGTTCTCATTAGTAGGATATGCTAATTACTCATTCAGCCCATCATTGCTTTTAGCTTACAGAATGGAATATTTTGATGCTAAAGATGCAGCTCCAAGTTTAGGAACCCTAACAGGATCTAGCGTATTTGCTAACACAATTTCATTAAACTATAAAGTTGGAAAACTTACAATAATCCCAGAGTTTAGATACGATGCTGCTTCTGAAGATATCTTCTTAGATAAAGACGCTGCACCAACAGGAGGATCATTCTTCGGATTAATTGCTACAACATACTCATTCTAG
- a CDS encoding glycoside hydrolase family 26 protein, which translates to MKKYFYTFLITAFLGTSCSAQSIKSNTNLSLSDKKATLETVSLYKKLNRITQKGFLFGHQDDLAYGVNWKYENGRSDIKDVVGDYPAVYGWDIAGLEKGDSNNIDGVPFGKMKQYIIEANERGGISTISWHFDNPATGKNAWDNTPNAVKTILPGAENHQKYLSWLDKATDFFLSLKDKKGKQIPIVFRPFHELTGGWFWWGKGNCTPEEFKVIWKFTFKYLQQKGVHNLIYIYNTSSFNSKEDFLANYPGDDFVDMLSFDSYQNNNDKDGQKFIEEVQKQFKILNEIGLEKHKPIALAEAGYEAVPDPKWWTGTLLKAIGDYKISYVLLWRNHGWQEKEQKMHYYAPFKGQISEKDFIDFYHLKQTLFEKDIKKL; encoded by the coding sequence ATGAAGAAATACTTTTACACGTTTTTAATCACCGCATTTCTAGGAACTTCATGTTCTGCTCAATCTATAAAAAGTAATACGAATTTGTCACTTTCAGATAAAAAAGCAACACTAGAAACGGTTTCGTTATACAAAAAACTCAACCGTATTACTCAAAAAGGATTCTTATTTGGACATCAGGATGATCTTGCGTATGGCGTAAACTGGAAATACGAAAACGGAAGAAGTGACATAAAAGACGTTGTAGGCGATTATCCTGCCGTTTACGGATGGGATATTGCCGGTTTAGAAAAAGGAGACAGCAATAATATCGACGGCGTACCTTTTGGCAAAATGAAACAATATATTATTGAAGCCAATGAACGAGGAGGAATTTCGACCATAAGCTGGCACTTTGATAATCCTGCAACCGGAAAAAATGCTTGGGATAACACTCCAAATGCTGTAAAAACCATTTTACCTGGTGCAGAAAACCATCAAAAATACCTTTCATGGCTAGACAAAGCCACCGATTTTTTTCTTTCCTTAAAAGATAAAAAAGGAAAACAAATTCCAATAGTTTTCAGACCTTTTCATGAATTAACTGGAGGCTGGTTTTGGTGGGGAAAAGGAAACTGTACTCCCGAAGAATTTAAAGTAATTTGGAAATTTACCTTTAAATACCTGCAGCAAAAAGGCGTTCATAATTTAATTTATATTTATAACACAAGCAGTTTTAATTCTAAAGAAGATTTTCTAGCCAATTATCCCGGTGATGATTTTGTGGATATGCTGAGCTTTGATTCATACCAAAATAATAATGATAAAGACGGTCAGAAATTTATTGAAGAAGTGCAAAAACAATTTAAAATCCTAAATGAAATTGGACTTGAAAAACACAAACCCATTGCTCTTGCCGAAGCAGGTTACGAAGCCGTTCCAGATCCAAAATGGTGGACAGGAACGCTTTTAAAAGCGATTGGCGATTATAAAATTTCATATGTTTTATTGTGGCGAAATCACGGCTGGCAGGAAAAAGAACAGAAAATGCATTATTATGCACCTTTTAAAGGCCAGATCAGCGAAAAAGATTTCATTGATTTTTACCATCTGAA
- a CDS encoding SusC/RagA family TonB-linked outer membrane protein has product MKKLMTNFIHWNANHSAVPLIFFLLLTSNFITAQVKVSGTVSDEKGLSIPGANISIAGSKVSTSTDFDGKYSIDVPANGTLLYSFIGFNTQKVAVDGRKTINVILKSAAEDLKDVVVIGYGTQKRKDVNSAISSISSKDIENLKVVSFDQMMQGKAAGVVVNSNSGEPGSNVSVRIRGVSSLTGTNEPLYVIDGVPMSGDARNSSTSGRNAQGNSNFSNNGNITQSPLALLNPSDIESIDILKDASATAIYGSRGANGVVIVTTKSGKKGTGKLSFENSYTISNLPKKLHSMNLQEYARHQNALSSVYDPTSYRPEFAHPELLGKGTDWQDAIYETGVMSSNQLSFSGGKEGINYYISGGVLNQEGIVIESGFKRYNFRTNIDAKVNSFIKVGVNVSGAITDEKLTLNGQFNGVVATSLLATPDVAVRELSGAFAGPPAGGATSFVNPVATSLLGSNTLVRKNYSGNFYTQVDIAKGLEYRFEAGGYIYDNLGQRFDPMYSLGNAVKSFANLYYNPSSGNSWNLKNMLTYRKTINKHNFTVLAVQESNRAHWEGYTITGYGYKDNNDKSLAASDLSKAVTSGVYSGTQTLASYLGRVVYDYGDRYGLTAAVRTDGSSKFFVGNKWGVFSSASGSWKLSNEAFMEGTKKYVDNIKLRAGWGQTGNNQIGNNLYDSNLHLINSTMGTSYLPSNTANKDLKWETQEQTNLGLDFTLFNSSLSATVDVYKKVSKNFLYQVPLPNFLSGGGDYEGGVNPPYFNLGSMQNKGLEVTLTYNKQFTPNFSWNASANFTKYVNEVTNMAGLNIVKTMGTLAYNTVTVSRTQEGLPIGSFIGYEATGIYRTDQDLLTYGHDNGSGTKVVLKNGTNSLLPEFQKGDVIYKDQNNDGIIDTKDLVTIGNPNPKFTYGFTNNFKYKNVDLSIFLQGTAGNKLMNLTRMSGTLNSNLGTNYLTEAADFYSATNTDAALPRPSAYNDINNAVSSRFIEDGSYLRIQNVTLGYSLPSDIISKIKLTRLRIYASGQNLYTFTKYKGYDPEVGSYNQDALLSGVDNGRYPVPRQISFGFNVEF; this is encoded by the coding sequence ATGAAAAAACTAATGACTAACTTTATTCATTGGAACGCAAACCACAGTGCTGTTCCTTTGATTTTCTTCTTGTTACTGACCAGTAATTTTATTACCGCTCAGGTTAAGGTTTCGGGAACAGTCTCTGATGAAAAAGGATTATCGATTCCTGGTGCCAATATTTCGATTGCCGGCTCTAAAGTTTCTACTTCAACAGACTTTGACGGAAAATATTCGATCGATGTTCCTGCAAATGGGACTTTACTATATTCTTTTATCGGATTCAATACACAAAAAGTAGCTGTTGATGGTAGAAAGACTATAAATGTAATTTTAAAATCGGCTGCTGAAGATCTTAAAGATGTAGTGGTAATTGGTTACGGTACTCAAAAGAGAAAAGATGTAAACAGTGCTATTTCGAGCATTAGTTCAAAAGATATCGAAAACTTAAAAGTAGTTTCTTTTGATCAGATGATGCAGGGTAAAGCGGCTGGGGTAGTCGTAAATAGTAACTCTGGCGAACCGGGAAGTAACGTTTCGGTGAGAATTAGAGGGGTTTCGTCTTTAACAGGAACAAACGAACCTTTATATGTAATTGACGGCGTGCCAATGTCGGGAGACGCGAGAAACTCATCTACATCTGGAAGAAATGCTCAGGGAAATTCGAACTTCTCTAACAATGGTAATATTACACAAAGTCCGCTGGCACTTTTAAATCCAAGTGATATCGAATCGATTGATATTTTAAAAGATGCTTCTGCAACAGCTATTTACGGTTCTCGTGGAGCAAACGGGGTTGTAATTGTTACGACAAAATCAGGTAAAAAAGGAACTGGAAAATTGTCTTTTGAGAATTCGTATACGATTAGTAATCTTCCTAAAAAGCTTCATTCTATGAATCTTCAGGAATATGCTAGACATCAAAATGCATTGTCATCAGTTTATGATCCAACTTCTTACAGACCCGAATTTGCACATCCAGAACTTTTAGGAAAAGGTACTGACTGGCAGGATGCAATTTATGAAACGGGAGTGATGAGTTCAAATCAGTTATCATTTTCTGGAGGGAAAGAAGGAATTAATTACTATATCTCTGGAGGTGTTTTAAATCAGGAAGGTATTGTGATTGAATCTGGTTTTAAAAGATACAACTTTAGAACTAATATTGATGCTAAAGTAAACAGCTTTATTAAAGTTGGTGTAAACGTAAGCGGTGCTATAACTGATGAAAAACTAACACTTAACGGACAGTTTAACGGAGTGGTAGCGACTTCATTATTGGCAACTCCAGATGTGGCAGTTAGAGAATTATCAGGTGCTTTTGCAGGTCCTCCTGCGGGTGGGGCAACATCGTTTGTAAATCCAGTTGCAACTTCTTTATTAGGTTCCAATACTTTAGTGAGAAAAAACTATTCAGGGAATTTTTATACTCAAGTTGATATTGCTAAAGGGTTAGAATATCGTTTTGAAGCAGGTGGCTATATTTATGATAACTTAGGCCAGCGATTTGATCCAATGTATTCTTTAGGAAATGCAGTAAAAAGTTTTGCCAACTTGTATTATAATCCTTCTTCAGGAAATTCATGGAACTTAAAAAACATGCTTACCTATAGAAAAACAATTAATAAACACAATTTTACAGTTTTAGCAGTTCAAGAATCGAATAGAGCGCACTGGGAAGGATATACGATTACAGGGTATGGTTATAAAGATAATAACGATAAATCGTTAGCCGCTTCAGACTTATCAAAAGCCGTTACAAGCGGAGTTTATTCTGGTACTCAAACGCTGGCTTCTTATTTAGGAAGGGTAGTTTACGATTATGGCGACAGATACGGACTTACAGCTGCGGTTAGAACTGACGGATCTTCAAAATTCTTTGTGGGTAATAAATGGGGTGTTTTCAGCTCTGCAAGTGGTTCATGGAAACTTTCAAACGAAGCTTTCATGGAAGGAACTAAAAAATATGTTGACAATATTAAATTAAGAGCAGGTTGGGGACAGACAGGAAACAACCAAATTGGAAACAATTTATATGATTCTAACCTTCACTTAATTAACAGTACAATGGGAACTTCTTATCTTCCATCAAATACGGCTAATAAAGATTTGAAATGGGAGACTCAAGAACAGACGAATTTAGGATTAGATTTTACTTTATTTAATTCTTCACTTTCTGCCACTGTTGATGTGTATAAAAAAGTGTCTAAAAACTTCTTGTATCAAGTGCCTCTTCCAAACTTCCTTTCAGGCGGTGGAGATTACGAAGGAGGAGTTAATCCTCCATACTTTAACTTAGGAAGTATGCAGAACAAAGGTCTTGAGGTTACACTTACCTATAACAAGCAGTTTACTCCAAACTTTTCATGGAATGCCAGTGCCAACTTTACTAAATATGTAAATGAGGTTACAAATATGGCGGGATTAAACATTGTAAAAACAATGGGAACACTAGCTTATAATACTGTAACGGTTTCTAGAACTCAGGAAGGTCTTCCAATTGGTTCATTTATAGGGTATGAGGCGACAGGGATTTACAGAACCGATCAGGATTTATTGACTTACGGACACGATAATGGTTCTGGAACAAAAGTAGTTTTGAAAAACGGTACCAACTCATTATTGCCTGAATTCCAAAAAGGAGATGTAATTTATAAAGATCAGAATAATGATGGTATTATTGATACTAAAGATTTAGTGACAATTGGAAATCCAAATCCAAAATTTACATACGGTTTTACGAATAACTTCAAATACAAAAATGTTGATTTGTCTATTTTTCTTCAGGGAACTGCTGGAAATAAGCTGATGAATTTAACTCGTATGTCGGGTACATTAAACAGTAATTTAGGAACTAACTATTTAACAGAAGCGGCAGATTTTTATTCAGCGACAAATACTGATGCTGCTTTGCCAAGACCATCTGCTTACAATGATATTAATAATGCAGTTTCTTCAAGATTTATTGAAGACGGATCTTATTTAAGAATTCAGAATGTGACTTTAGGATATTCACTTCCTTCAGATATAATTTCAAAAATTAAACTCACAAGATTAAGAATTTATGCTTCTGGTCAAAATCTATACACTTTTACAAAGTATAAAGGATATGATCCTGAAGTAGGTTCATACAATCAGGATGCTTTATTATCTGGTGTAGATAACGGACGTTACCCAGTGCCAAGACAGATTTCTTTTGGTTTTAATGTTGAATTTTAA
- a CDS encoding helix-turn-helix domain-containing protein, protein MGNDKNFYREIAPLSAGDSFLVFDRVKDSFDFPVHYHPEFEINFILNGKGVRRVVGDNIEEIDNVELVLIGPNLYHGWELNKCTNKKIHEITIQFHNDLFHESLLARRIMNPIRDMFNRSIHGILFSKKTAEELTPRLVRLSKLDGMDYFLEITSLLYDLANSRNQRLLSTYTVDYDKFDDYDKMKLVYEYVQKHFADKITLEDVANVASMSIISFNRFIKKRTGKTFVNYINDIRIGYAARWLVEKDMSVSEVAFKSGFNNIANFNRSFKAIKNCTPSQYREDFSGLKRIL, encoded by the coding sequence ATGGGCAACGATAAAAATTTTTATAGAGAGATCGCTCCTCTTTCTGCTGGAGACAGTTTTTTGGTGTTCGATCGAGTGAAAGACAGTTTTGATTTTCCGGTGCATTATCATCCTGAATTTGAGATCAATTTTATTTTGAACGGAAAAGGAGTCCGACGTGTTGTAGGAGATAATATTGAGGAAATAGATAATGTTGAACTCGTTTTGATTGGTCCTAATTTGTATCACGGCTGGGAATTAAATAAGTGTACCAATAAAAAGATACATGAAATTACTATTCAGTTTCATAATGATCTTTTTCATGAATCGCTGCTTGCCAGACGCATTATGAATCCAATTCGTGATATGTTTAACCGTTCTATTCACGGAATTTTATTCTCTAAAAAAACAGCAGAAGAATTAACACCAAGATTGGTAAGGCTTTCTAAATTAGATGGCATGGATTATTTTTTGGAAATCACATCCTTATTATATGATCTTGCTAATTCGAGAAACCAGCGTTTGCTTTCTACATATACAGTTGATTATGATAAGTTTGATGATTATGATAAAATGAAACTGGTGTATGAATATGTACAGAAGCATTTTGCCGATAAGATTACTTTAGAAGATGTGGCCAATGTGGCGAGCATGTCTATAATTTCTTTTAACCGATTTATAAAAAAGCGTACCGGAAAAACTTTTGTCAATTATATTAATGATATCCGAATAGGATATGCGGCAAGATGGCTGGTAGAAAAAGATATGAGTGTTTCTGAAGTAGCTTTTAAATCCGGATTCAATAATATTGCGAACTTCAATCGCAGCTTTAAAGCTATTAAAAATTGTACTCCGAGTCAGTATCGTGAGGATTTTTCTGGTTTAAAGCGTATTTTATAG
- a CDS encoding RagB/SusD family nutrient uptake outer membrane protein translates to MKNIIKRSGAVALTIITLMSSSCSQDFLDVPAEGVPTIGNYYDSDVKLDNASNGLYGIVWFNMNKEGFYGITDVISGNMYAGPYNEFGKFTDLSFTSSQSFIGDSWRSCFGAVANCNSYINTLPQSVGPNVSKEALNNAMGEMHFIRAFAYFFLVRLWGNVPIIENNADYSKNFVIPSNPVEDVYKFIENDLKFAIDNLRSKNRGSDYAANAHVSSGSAKALLAKVYLYQKKYDLAKTMAQEVINSGEFKLLGGDELPTKSFADLWLQKNNNNEESIFSWQWTGAGTYFEGNFSNTLFAPENRLVETSYSGQIAPSQDLIHNVYEPGDKRRAETFMLPGDYYPNLTYAQTLAVDSPKLLGYTFEEENEAQNSGAGLKKYVIGKENLPLTGPFNAPFNGESSMNSYMMRYADLLLIHAEAILGSQSGSTSDPAALKSFNAVRKRAGLPIKASISFDDIFKERRAELACEGDYYFDLGRLPFAKAKAILEAQNRGDKVTPKHITISASNLLLPYPADDLIKNPKLTEVAPYTFK, encoded by the coding sequence ATGAAAAATATAATAAAAAGAAGCGGTGCTGTTGCTTTAACCATAATTACGTTAATGTCTTCTTCTTGCTCTCAGGACTTTTTAGATGTACCTGCAGAAGGAGTGCCAACAATAGGAAATTATTACGATTCTGATGTAAAACTAGATAATGCCAGTAACGGACTTTACGGTATTGTATGGTTTAATATGAATAAAGAAGGATTTTATGGTATTACCGATGTTATTTCGGGAAATATGTATGCAGGTCCTTATAATGAGTTTGGAAAATTTACAGATTTGAGTTTTACCAGCAGCCAGTCTTTTATTGGTGATTCTTGGAGATCATGTTTTGGAGCAGTTGCCAATTGTAATTCATATATTAATACATTACCGCAAAGTGTTGGCCCAAACGTTTCAAAAGAAGCTTTGAACAATGCAATGGGAGAAATGCATTTTATTAGAGCTTTTGCTTATTTCTTCTTAGTAAGATTATGGGGAAATGTGCCCATTATCGAAAACAATGCTGATTATTCTAAAAACTTCGTGATTCCAAGTAATCCAGTTGAAGACGTTTATAAATTTATTGAAAACGATTTGAAATTCGCTATCGATAATTTAAGATCAAAAAACAGAGGTTCTGATTACGCGGCAAATGCACACGTATCCAGCGGATCTGCAAAAGCACTTTTGGCAAAAGTATATTTGTATCAAAAGAAATACGATCTGGCCAAAACAATGGCTCAGGAAGTAATCAACAGCGGAGAATTTAAATTATTAGGAGGAGACGAACTGCCAACAAAATCATTTGCTGATTTATGGCTTCAGAAAAATAATAACAACGAAGAATCTATATTTTCATGGCAATGGACAGGAGCGGGAACGTATTTCGAAGGAAACTTCTCTAATACATTATTTGCACCAGAAAACAGATTGGTGGAAACTTCTTATTCAGGTCAAATTGCACCTTCGCAAGATTTAATTCATAATGTTTATGAGCCGGGAGATAAAAGAAGAGCAGAAACATTTATGCTGCCTGGAGATTATTATCCAAACTTGACTTATGCACAGACACTGGCAGTAGATTCGCCAAAACTTTTAGGGTATACTTTTGAAGAAGAAAATGAAGCGCAGAATTCAGGAGCTGGTTTGAAAAAATACGTTATCGGAAAAGAAAATTTACCACTTACAGGACCATTCAATGCACCATTTAATGGAGAAAGCAGTATGAATAGCTACATGATGCGTTATGCTGACCTGCTTTTAATTCATGCCGAAGCTATATTAGGTTCGCAATCAGGAAGTACTTCAGATCCAGCTGCTTTAAAATCGTTTAACGCAGTTCGCAAAAGAGCTGGTCTGCCCATTAAAGCTTCTATTTCGTTTGATGATATTTTCAAAGAAAGACGTGCCGAATTAGCCTGCGAAGGTGACTATTATTTTGATCTTGGACGTTTGCCATTTGCGAAAGCAAAAGCAATTTTAGAAGCACAAAACAGAGGAGATAAAGTAACGCCAAAACACATTACCATTTCGGCATCAAATCTTTTACTTCCTTATCCTGCAGATGATTTAATTAAAAATCCAAAATTAACAGAAGTAGCACCGTATACTTTTAAATAA